aaaatataaaatttataatattaaaaaatttatattaaaatattaattttaattacaaaatattaGTATGCACTCCTCTATCATttaatgaaaatataaaataataatgataatttttaaataccaatcaaatttttttcttttttttatcgaAAATAAGGAAACTCAAACCTACAACTTCTTAGCTGAGTATGGAGAGACTATGTCATTTAAGATATAGCTCATTActaattaaattcttattaaccaaaaatttaactaattaaatttttttagaatatttattttaataaaaaaatcataaatgaTAGATAGATATTAaagaataataacaataatgaaCCAACacaagttgaaaaataaaataatataaataattaataatatacaAATGGTAgaattacaaaattttaaaattagttttcatcatttaatttatattttttatttttattaatttatttatttcaattttttaaattcaaaaccATCATAGTAAGCAttctcttctattttattatcattgttattatttttatgatttcagtTGGTCCAATAATTCAATCTCCTTTTTTTAGTCATAATGGGTTTCAATCTTAAATTTGTGatacaaaaatcctaatttttttagtgattaaaaatattagtcATAATACCTAATGTCCAAATCACAACAAAAAAAACTGGCCAATCCACCAAAAAGACccaaaaaattaactaaaataataacaatgtcgttattaacttaaaaaaattaatatcatTAACTTCATTTAATCCCATAAAAGGGAGACATGATATAAGACAAACTCCTGCAGAAAGCTATCTTTTCTTCTCAAAAAATAAGAGACACGCATGACTTAATTGTGCCTTTTACGTAATTTCATCAGCTGATGAAGAATATGTTTTTATCACCGTAGCATTTTCCTTTTCTCTAAACCAAAAATCGGAAATCCAAATGAATTAAGTGATATTTTGAAAAGTAAATGTTAGGAGTTGAGCCATTTTTATTAATGCATATATACTTTGGATTAACATTGTATGTTTATATTATTAGGATTAgagtttaaaatttgatttatttttattaatctatcacttttcttaaaatttattattaaaatatcactttttgaaattaattatttaagtgTCATTTTTTTTAGGTAgcaattaatttaatatttaattttaattataatttattatagtaATATAAAAAGAATGACATCCAGATAATTAGTTTTTAAAGAGATACATTTtagtattaaatttaaaaaaaaaattgtcacGTTAGttaaaaaagtattaaaatttaatatttaaaatctAATCAACACCATACTGTATTCtttagatattatatataaaaatatatttattagctaaatattaatctaaaataataaatttattagtcgtgcagtattattttttttaaaaaataaaatatgattgTTAAATGAccaaaaaataaactaaatttggaatttgaaaatttactttatttttaaagaattgATTAATTCATTTGGTAATCCATTTTCAAGAGTTAGAGGAGAGCACCCAAAAGGGCAGGCAGGTTAAGCTGCCCAATTTATTTAGAGCACAAGTATCATAAGTCATAACTCGAGTCCGACTCGATTTGAGGAGTAAAAAAGAGCTGCCATTCAACTACTTTGTTATTATCCTCACTAAAATAATTGATTCTATGTAAACTCAGTAGAAAAAAAATCACTCACTAACTTCAGAAAAAAATCTCTGTAAATAATGACCAAATCATCACctctttttataaataatattttcaatAGTTTAGATATTTTAAAACTCAATTCTCACATaaatctatttaaatttttactaacTTTCAcatcaaaattataaaaaaatataaatagataataaaaatattaaacaatatgaacaatagatatattaaatatttaattcattaaatatacaaataattattctaatattaagatttaagtGAATAATTTAAGAATACAGTATATTTTACTTAAAttagattaattttaaaatttattatttatgttgttcaaaaaaattattaattatttaacgtaactttattatcaaatatatttattaCCACTTCCGAACATCTTCACACAGACACATTTATACATAATCCAACAATATGATAATAGTAAATTGAATTTCACATGAATTATTATACGGTAAAGTATTAGGATTCCACTTATCATAGATAGAGACATTTTGACAAATAAGTGTTTACagtaaaaatcaataaaataataGGATATAAGTTTAGAAAACaaaagttaaataatataaattagcTAATATTATATTGAatcaatataaattttaataaaaaacacaaaaaaccAACTTTTAAATAGATACCATtagttaactttttttattgTAAGATTATTTTTTAACCTTTATTTTTTGGAGAATATAAGAttatttaaagttaaaatttatagtatataatTTAAGATCTAggattagtatttaaaatttaaaacactgACTCATATGAATTAGCTCTCTAATTAAACTTGTTCTTGCTGAATTTAGCCGGTGTATAGCTCGTCCGTCAATGAATGTCTTCAAACTTCTCGTCGGAATGAGTTATACGTCGGCAAAGAGAGAACAAGGGGGTGGGTACCTgcaaaagacactccgacgctcaagtcagtaagtgtttaagaggtatataataattctatgaatatagaatgtaagacatgaaatgaaagttatcatgtgttatgttgtgtttataataattctatgaatatagaatgtattcgttttataataattctatgaatatagaatgtattatttataataattctatgaatatagaatgtagtATTGAGATTAGATATAGAAGGTTCTTTTTATAGGCATAAAATTGATGTTATGACCGTTTGGTCATTAAGATAGAAATGATGGTCATTAAGTCGGTAATGAAGGTGTCAGTTACAAACAAAAGAATGAATGATAGTTAAcaccgagttataactcataatGCATAATAAAGACTGAGTTATAAGGTGACGGATCACAGCCCCCAAGCTTTGTCCGCCGATCATATGATCCAGGCTAagcttagaaaataaaatgagttataactcgaTTAAAAGATGAGTGAATAATGATATGGTGAGCCCCCAAGCTTAGTCGGGTTATTATGTCGGcacttattcaaaaaataattgaatgatAAGAGTCATTCAATCAAGATAGTTGTGTGGGGGATACTTTTCCGCTTAAGAACAATTTTAGCATTTGATTGTATGTGAACTGAAAAGTTCAGAGATAGATATCCATTGACGGAATCGATTGTATGATTCGAGGATATAGTGGTTAATTGTCTTGGGAATTTTTCCGACCCACAACAACTTCTTGATAAATTTCTCTCTCAAAGCAATTAGTTATTGAATATTTACAATTTACAGTGAAGGTCTGACATGAATAAgataaattgagaaaatgaataGGTATAAAGTCGCAACATATATTGAGTAATATATattgtaaaagtaaaatagttcaaagtaaaaaaaaaaaatataccttgAAAGTTGATAATTGTAGAGAAGAAGACGACATATATGAATGTCATACATGCCAAATGTGAATAtctgaattttattttgtaggacatgctttaatttgataataaagCAGTAAGATAACAGTTATCGATGAATTATACATTTAGTATAATGTTTCTAGCAGTTACAGTATGACGAGGGATATTCCTCGTGTAATAATAGTAAATTGCCTGTTTAATTTTCTACATTAAACAAATAgtaacataaaatttaatagtataaaatgaATAGTGTAACAGTTATATACAAttgatatataattaatttttgatggaatccaattttaatatttaaactcatcattactgtcatttaattgtATAAATGAAATCATTAAGCAGTAAAAATATAATACATAAGAAATAAAAATGCAATTGACATGGTTGTTATATGTCATTATTGTATAGAACATATAGTGAGGTttgaatataactaataaatcAGTAAGTATTAGTTACTCAAAGTATAAATATAAAAGTAtgttgaataaaatatataattttacttgtGTAAATAGagaactttgaaaaaaaaataagcaaATTTGATAAGTGAATTTGTGCTCGGATTGATTGAAAACCGAGTTCGTTTCAGATTGATTGAAAGCCGAGTTTATTCTCGGATTGGTTCATTAATCGATTATGAGATGTGGAATATTATGATACGTAAAAATGAAGCAATTTGAATGTATAAAGTAAATACTTTATAAAAAGTTATGAtagattaaaatttgataagagGTATTAAAATCTTAAATAAGATTGTTgagattggttcaaaaatttgaatgtAAATCAAGTTTTATGAACCTAAGGGGAGTGGGAATGATTTTACtcgtccccacagacggcgccaattgTTCTTGCTGAATTTAGCTGGTGTATAGCTCGTCCGTCAATGAATGTCTTCAAACTTCTCGTCGGGATGAGTTATATGTCGGCAAAGAGAGAACAAGGGGGTGGGTACCTgcaaaagacactccgacgctcaagtcagtaagtgtttaagaggtatataataattctatgaatatagaatgtaagacatgaaatgaaagttatcatgtgttatgttgtgtttataataattctatgaatatagaatgtattcgttttataataattctatgaatatagaatgtattatttataataattctatgaatatagaatgtagtATTGAGATTAGATATAGAAGGTTCTTTTTATAGGCATAAAATTGATGTTATGACCGTTTGGTCATTAAGATAGAAATGATGGTCATTAAGTCGGTAATGAAGGTGTCAGTTACAAACAAAAGAATGAATGATAGTTAAcaccgagttataactcataatGCATAATAAAGATTGAGTTATAAGGTGACGGATCAAAACTCattttagaaattttaattgtgtgattttcatattttttttgttgattaCTTGTACTTTACAGAAGTGTACTTATTGATATTTTGTTGATCTTAGatgtatatataaattttgttgttttctaTAAGGATTGTATTACCagtattttatagttatttaataacaaaagaaatgtatggttttttttttttttaatatatatgtcAAAAGCAAAATGCAGAAGAGGCAAAGAACATATTTTTTCTGTGGTTTTCTTCGGATGTGGTTCGGTCTCCATGGCAACCTCTCATTAAATGTAATGGAAAAATGAATTGTGACCTGAAATGAAATTTCACTTGTATAATATTAGGAATTGAAATTAATGGTTTATAAGCTCCTCCGCAGTCGATTGGTTTATAAGAATTATTTATAGCCAGTGATAAATTAACGGCTTTGGAAATGAAGTCAAAGTTGTATATATAATGAAAAAGGCCCTCAAAAGTGGAGAGATCagcaagagaagaaaaagaaaagtctGTAAAATTGTATAATGTTTCAATCAATGGCGTCGTCTACGTACACCAAAGCCGTGTTTCCTTCGAGTACGAGATCAGCATCAACATCGCTTGCCTCATTAACCACCAAAAACCCCTTCCTGAGAGTCTCATCATTATCTGGTTCTCGTTGCGCTTCTTGTTATTGCCAGCGCGCGTGTGCCTCGGTGGTGAACGTCACCAGTGTGTTGAAGACGGCGGACTCGAAATCTTCGTCCGCAACAAGCAGCAAGGATCTGTCCCCTCATGGTTCAAAACCCACCATATTGGTGTCGGAGAAGCTAGGAGAGGCGGGGCTGCAACTGCTACGTGAGGTCGGGGAGGTGGAGTGCGCATACGACCTGTCACCGGAGCAGCTGTGCAACAAGATCTCGTCGTGTGATGCGCTGATAGTGAGGAGCGCCACCAAGGTGACCAGGCAGGTCTTCGAAGCTTCCAAAGGAAGGCTGAAGGTTGTCGGCAGAGCAGGTGTCGGCATTGACAATGTCGATCTTCAAGCTGCAACCGAATACGGCTGCCTTGTAGTCAACGCCCCCACCGCCAACACCATTGCAGCTGCTGAGCATGGCATTGCTCTCCTTGCTGCCATGGCAAGGAACGTTGCCCAAGCCGACGCCTCCATCAAAGCCGGTATCCATCTATCCATTCTGTTGCTTTACCTTCTATTGTTGTTCATAATCATGCAAATATGCATAGGTATGTTTATGTGGTGCATGTGCAGGGAAATGGCAAAGAAACAAGTATGTGGGAGTATCGATGGTTGGGAAGACGTTAGCAGTGATGGGGTTTGGAAAAGTTGGGTCTGAGGTGGCGAGGCGAGCGAAAGGGTTGGGAATGAATGTGATTGCACATGATCCTTATGCCCCGGCAGACAGGGCCCGTGCTGTTGGGGTGGAATTGGTGTCATTTGAGAATGCCATCGCCGCCGCAGACTTCATCTCTCTGCACATGCCGCTTACCGCAACTACTAAGAAGATCTTCAACGACGCCACTTTTGCAAAGATGAAGAAAGGAGTCCGCATCATCAATGTTGCTAGAGGTGGTGTAATCGATGAAGATGCCCTGGTCAAAGCCCTTGACGCCGGAACAGTTGCCCAGGCGGCACTCGACGTCTTCGCGGAGGAGCCCCCACCAAAAGATAGCAAGCTAGTGAAACACGAGAACGTAACGGTGACGCCTCATCTGGGAGCCAGCACAAAAGAGGCACAGGAGGGTGTGGCAATCGAGATAGCAGAGGCTGTTGTTGGAGCACTGAGGGGGGAGCTGTCGGCAACTGCAGTGAATGCTCCCATGGTTGCTCCTGAGGTGGTGTCAGAGCTGGCACCATACGTATTGCTAGCTGAGAAGCTTGGGAGACTTGCGGTGCAGTTGGTGTCCGGAGGGAAAGGCATCAAGGCCGTGAAGGTGGTGTACCGATCAGCGAGAGGACACGATGACCTGGACACCAGACTCCTCAGAGCCATGATCACAAAGGGCATCATCGAGCCCATATCAAATTCAATTGTCAACATTGTGAATGCGGACTTCACCGCCAAGGAGAAGGGGCTCCGCATAAGCGAGGAGAGGATAGTGGTTGACTCATCGCCGGAGCTGCCCCTGGATTCCATTCAGGTTCAGATCTCGAATGTCGAGTCCAAATTTGCGAGCGCTGTGAAGGTAAACGGTGAGATCAGCATCGAGGGGAAAGTGAAGGATGGGATGCCGCACCTTACGTGCGTTGGGTCCTTCGGTGTGGATGTGAGCTTGGAAGGGAACCTCATCCTTTGCCGCCAGATCGATCAGCCAGGGATGATTGGTCGCGTCGGAAACATACTGGCTGACCACAATGTCAATGTTAGCTTCATGAGCGTTGGAAGGACTTCCCGTGGGAAGATGGCTATCATGGCCATTGGCGTCGATGAAGAACCAAACAAAGTTGCTCTTGAAAACATCGGCTCCGTTTCTGCTATCGAGGAGTTTGTTTTTCTCAAACTTTAGTTCTCCTAGCCAACACTTACTACTTGTGTGTATAATACAATAATGTGCACGCCTGCATGCATGCACTTCTTCCCCGGCCCCTTGTTTATGCGACAAGTTTAGTTTCTCCATATACCTTTGCTTCTAGCTAGATTTTACTTCCATTCTTTTGATTGAAGATTTAACTtgcttctttcttctctttctttctttcctatTTATTTACATAGAAATTCAGCAAAGAATCCAGAAGTTTTAATCATGGGgcaaaaattaatatatatgtgcttatacacacacatatatatgtGTGATGAATTCTATACGATCTTCTCTAAATTAGAAAGTAAATTACCTTTGActgaaataaaattaattaatttattataattaattttaactctTAATCTAACCTAAACtttgttaatttaattaattaatcatgatctattttttttataaattataaaaattattaaaaaatttaaaattaataatgatGTAAGTTATCCCATCATTGGACTATTTAATTAGTTCATCCTTTCACATCAAAATCTTAATATATGTGATCTTGTGATAAGTTACTTTAGTTAAGACTCATCATATTATTAGCAGAGAGTAGTGTGTGAATCACAACAATAATGTCAATTTTATCTTATTATCCTAATTATCAACTCAATGGATAGTATAGTGAAACGTGAAGCTGATGAAATTTAATGTTAAATTGCAGCATATAATTACATCATTCATTGCTTAAATCAATTTTGGGAGGGCAGGGAGAATTGAAATTGGAAAAATTTTGCTTAAATCAGTGATgtaacttttgttataaaaatttcatctcattttatttaataataaaaaatatgttacaAGGGACCTTTAATTTatccttttatatatatatataatctagcataattatatatattaatttaaaaagtataatttaatatatgaaaataataactaatgCAATGCAGGAtgattaaaaagaaatttataattattgtctttattttttgcattataaaaatattaactaaatttAATACTATTTATATAAGGCCAATAATAGTATATTGCATTTATCATATTTAGTATAATATTAAAGATAATATTTCGTATCATTAAATTCTTTGTATCTCATTTGAATTTGAAGATAATATATTTAACtttcatttttttatcatatcaatgttaattaaaataatacatttgtttagataataaataaataagataagatcactgtatttttatttttaagacactaaaaaaattatcattatattttttgttaaagatAAATAGCTAAATGACAAAatgaaatactaaaatttatctaaacaataatatttttattcttgtagAGATTGACCGATATATAGCTCGTCTATTATTGATgaatgttttcaaatttttatttcgTCGAGATGAGTTACACGTTGGTAAGAAAAAAACAAGGAGGTGGGTACCTgcaaaagacactccgacgTTCAAGTTAGTAAGTATTTAAAAGGTATaagaataattctatgaatatataATGTAA
The Arachis stenosperma cultivar V10309 chromosome 7, arast.V10309.gnm1.PFL2, whole genome shotgun sequence genome window above contains:
- the LOC130940221 gene encoding D-3-phosphoglycerate dehydrogenase 2, chloroplastic-like, which produces MFQSMASSTYTKAVFPSSTRSASTSLASLTTKNPFLRVSSLSGSRCASCYCQRACASVVNVTSVLKTADSKSSSATSSKDLSPHGSKPTILVSEKLGEAGLQLLREVGEVECAYDLSPEQLCNKISSCDALIVRSATKVTRQVFEASKGRLKVVGRAGVGIDNVDLQAATEYGCLVVNAPTANTIAAAEHGIALLAAMARNVAQADASIKAGKWQRNKYVGVSMVGKTLAVMGFGKVGSEVARRAKGLGMNVIAHDPYAPADRARAVGVELVSFENAIAAADFISLHMPLTATTKKIFNDATFAKMKKGVRIINVARGGVIDEDALVKALDAGTVAQAALDVFAEEPPPKDSKLVKHENVTVTPHLGASTKEAQEGVAIEIAEAVVGALRGELSATAVNAPMVAPEVVSELAPYVLLAEKLGRLAVQLVSGGKGIKAVKVVYRSARGHDDLDTRLLRAMITKGIIEPISNSIVNIVNADFTAKEKGLRISEERIVVDSSPELPLDSIQVQISNVESKFASAVKVNGEISIEGKVKDGMPHLTCVGSFGVDVSLEGNLILCRQIDQPGMIGRVGNILADHNVNVSFMSVGRTSRGKMAIMAIGVDEEPNKVALENIGSVSAIEEFVFLKL